The following are encoded together in the Pygocentrus nattereri isolate fPygNat1 chromosome 15, fPygNat1.pri, whole genome shotgun sequence genome:
- the rpl37a gene encoding 60S ribosomal protein L37a, giving the protein MRNFSSLFWLRTSPAKMAKRTKKVGIVGKYGTRYGASLRKMVKKIEISQHSKYTCSFCGKTKMKRRAVGIWHCGSCMKTVAGGAWTYNTTSAVTVKSAIKRLKEMKDQ; this is encoded by the exons ATGCGCAatttctcctccctcttttgGCTTCGCACCTCTCCTGCTAAAATG GCCAAGCGCACCAAGAAGGTGGGGATTGTGGGAAAATACGGCACCCGTTATGGTGCTTCCCTCAGGAAGATGGTGAAAAAAATTGAGATCAGCCAGCATTCTAAGTACACCTGCTCCTTCTGCGGCAAG ACCAAGATGAAGAGACGGGCTGTTGGCATCTGGCACTGTGGGTCTTGCATGAAGACTGTAGCTGGAGGTGCCTGGACGTACAA CACAACATCTGCCGTCACAGTCAAGTCTGCCATCAAGAGACTGAAGGAGATGAAGGACCAGTAG